In Vibrio tritonius, the following are encoded in one genomic region:
- a CDS encoding LysM peptidoglycan-binding domain-containing protein, which produces MARLTELDSSVYSQVEGGLDQLSREELEALVPEGMELDSFAEKLREGQLWLLTENPKNPALKQAADSDVHWALDSGTQGGLSEAANQALYALTNKKAVGGFSSQQAKSKQTKTGQFPFLRPQFSHKESQLTTSVRPDFSDSVRPLKYEYNFEIACSEQTLINNVGCSFALAKTVQEPMLGTWHKSQTKHGTKFTIHTAFDEPKRLMIQVASAPLGITLPNPLALDEIGTDSVRDAYIPVVPAVESAKRLGLPTEGYYYHFCHRRLIQEYKILGDGKWSFYGTRSTHEKLDARQGFNKYQTAILLFWKLRGHVIKQQNLVYLPRQITRDELDNINEQWLEKYSVAIDMPKLLNTRHQKDWQSERSAFVDAYSEKRALTYFVQRQLGSNKREGWSEIALKHGISAKRLLELNPRYLSNPAALQVGDEINVVDAKEYLLSNEQTTLPRELPSLYQRPINARYRYPDKMLEGTHLRALNNFSVVDEELPIVNLGRLN; this is translated from the coding sequence ATGGCAAGGCTGACAGAGCTAGATAGCTCTGTTTATAGTCAAGTCGAAGGTGGGCTGGATCAGTTATCGCGCGAAGAATTAGAAGCTCTAGTGCCTGAGGGTATGGAGCTGGATAGTTTTGCCGAAAAATTGAGAGAAGGCCAGCTTTGGCTGCTAACAGAAAACCCTAAGAATCCAGCACTTAAGCAAGCTGCAGATTCCGATGTTCACTGGGCGCTAGACTCAGGAACGCAGGGGGGATTATCTGAAGCGGCAAATCAAGCATTGTATGCATTAACGAATAAAAAAGCAGTGGGCGGTTTTTCCTCCCAACAAGCAAAATCGAAGCAAACGAAAACCGGACAATTTCCCTTTTTACGTCCTCAGTTTTCTCACAAAGAATCTCAGCTAACAACGTCAGTTAGACCGGATTTTAGTGACTCGGTTAGGCCACTAAAATACGAATATAATTTCGAAATTGCTTGTTCAGAACAAACACTCATTAACAACGTCGGTTGCTCCTTTGCTTTGGCGAAGACAGTTCAAGAGCCTATGTTAGGCACTTGGCATAAATCGCAAACCAAGCATGGCACTAAATTTACCATTCATACCGCTTTTGACGAGCCAAAACGCCTAATGATTCAAGTGGCGTCAGCTCCGTTGGGCATCACCTTACCGAATCCGCTTGCCTTAGATGAAATCGGCACCGATAGCGTTCGTGATGCTTACATTCCTGTTGTTCCTGCTGTGGAAAGCGCCAAGCGTTTAGGTTTACCTACCGAAGGCTATTACTACCATTTTTGCCATCGTCGTTTGATTCAAGAATATAAAATCTTAGGTGACGGTAAGTGGAGTTTTTACGGAACTCGTTCAACTCATGAAAAACTTGATGCTCGGCAAGGGTTTAATAAATACCAAACCGCTATTTTGTTGTTTTGGAAATTGCGTGGTCATGTCATTAAACAGCAGAATTTGGTGTATCTGCCACGACAAATTACTCGCGATGAGTTAGATAACATCAACGAGCAATGGCTTGAAAAATACAGTGTTGCGATTGATATGCCTAAATTGCTCAATACACGCCATCAAAAAGATTGGCAAAGTGAGCGAAGCGCTTTCGTTGATGCCTATAGTGAGAAACGTGCACTGACCTATTTCGTTCAGCGCCAATTAGGCAGCAATAAGCGCGAAGGTTGGAGCGAGATTGCCCTCAAACATGGCATTTCTGCCAAGCGATTACTTGAGCTCAACCCTAGATATCTTTCTAACCCTGCTGCTTTGCAGGTGGGCGATGAAATTAACGTCGTGGACGCGAAAGAATACCTTCTTTCTAACGAGCAAACGACTCTCCCCCGTGAACTGCCGAGTCTTTATCAACGGCCTATCAATGCGCGCTATCGCTATCCTGATAAAATGTTGGAAGGTACGCATTTACGGGCACTGAATAACTTTAGTGTGGTGGATGAAGAATTGCCGATTGTCAATTTGGGCCGCCTCAACTAA
- a CDS encoding methyl-accepting chemotaxis protein, with product MRLQSIQTKIALIGGIGLAVTATVLASYSITSANSTKDIVLAETTSLITERTHKELSITTEKYAQIIENRIEQGINSARTIAETISSKNTGQQTLFNRNTFNLTLQSVLKSNPDLNGVYSAWEPDKFDHQDEQFIGAENGSETNTGRFIPYWTRSASGQITVAPLVDFDSLEKHPNGIGRGAWYQIPKLQGKETVTAPLPYQVQGQSLWLATLSVPIKFNGQFAGVIGADYNLQFVQSLSQQISQQLYEGQSQVTILTDQGLVLANSQDASTIGKQEQNLFGQAQDRIKKLAHDHQLGSFESTNAKGEKAFFALAPIALGRGNSFWIVVVQVPKATVLADAYKLEQRISDNNDSNIHIQLLLSLVVALIAITVLAMFAKKIAAPILRAVDMAKSIAGGEFGKRLDYHSHDEVGVLAEALDNMTASLEKHVAVAEQISQGNLNVTVTKASDHDQLGNALAQMLDDLNKVIFEIGRNSDHIASSAGGVSDLSHNLAAGAAQSASAVTEISASIAEIATQIQQSSVNAHQVNELSQKTLNAAHDGNKMMHALSNAMHDINQSGKDINNIISSIEEIAEQTNLLALNAAIEAARAGEYGRGFAVVADEVRQLAVRSATAVQQTAKLIENSATNTQKGIQLTESTSKSLDEILGHIDHVAGLVAEISTASSEQSSAAEQVNIGIQQIDEVVHQNGQISEECANSSKEMEQQSRTLISLVSRFQLRNK from the coding sequence ATGAGATTACAATCTATTCAAACCAAGATAGCGCTAATTGGTGGTATTGGACTAGCTGTTACAGCAACTGTATTGGCTAGCTATAGTATCACTTCTGCTAATTCAACTAAGGATATTGTGTTAGCCGAAACCACATCCTTAATAACCGAACGAACTCATAAAGAATTAAGTATTACCACTGAAAAATATGCTCAGATCATTGAGAATCGTATTGAACAGGGTATTAATTCAGCAAGAACCATTGCGGAAACGATTTCGTCAAAAAATACTGGACAACAAACTCTTTTTAACCGCAACACTTTTAACCTCACTTTGCAGTCGGTCTTAAAAAGCAATCCAGATTTAAACGGTGTTTACAGTGCTTGGGAACCAGACAAATTTGATCATCAGGATGAACAATTTATCGGTGCTGAGAATGGTAGTGAAACAAATACAGGACGATTTATCCCTTATTGGACACGTTCTGCTTCAGGCCAAATTACAGTAGCGCCTTTGGTCGATTTTGATAGTTTAGAAAAACATCCGAACGGCATTGGTCGTGGGGCTTGGTATCAAATACCAAAGCTACAAGGGAAAGAAACGGTTACAGCACCACTGCCTTATCAAGTTCAAGGCCAATCACTGTGGCTAGCCACGCTTTCTGTTCCTATCAAGTTTAATGGTCAATTTGCTGGAGTGATCGGTGCCGATTACAACTTGCAGTTTGTTCAATCGTTGAGCCAACAAATTTCACAACAGCTTTATGAAGGTCAATCACAAGTTACTATTTTGACTGACCAAGGCTTAGTGCTAGCAAACAGTCAAGACGCTTCCACAATAGGCAAACAGGAACAAAACTTGTTTGGTCAAGCGCAAGACAGGATTAAAAAGCTTGCTCATGATCATCAGCTAGGCTCCTTTGAATCAACCAATGCCAAAGGAGAAAAGGCATTTTTCGCTCTAGCACCTATTGCATTAGGTCGTGGTAACAGCTTTTGGATCGTTGTCGTTCAAGTGCCCAAAGCCACCGTGTTAGCGGACGCCTATAAGCTTGAGCAACGCATTAGTGACAACAACGACAGCAACATTCATATCCAACTGTTATTGAGTTTGGTTGTGGCATTAATCGCTATCACTGTTCTTGCGATGTTTGCGAAAAAAATCGCCGCGCCAATTTTGCGTGCAGTGGATATGGCAAAATCCATCGCAGGTGGTGAGTTTGGTAAACGTTTGGACTATCACAGCCACGATGAAGTTGGTGTTCTAGCAGAAGCACTCGACAACATGACGGCGAGCTTAGAAAAACACGTGGCTGTGGCAGAGCAGATTTCTCAAGGTAATCTGAATGTCACCGTGACCAAAGCATCTGACCACGATCAATTGGGAAATGCTCTAGCGCAAATGTTGGATGACTTAAATAAAGTTATCTTTGAAATTGGTCGTAACTCGGACCACATTGCATCTAGTGCAGGCGGTGTTTCTGACTTAAGTCATAACCTTGCTGCTGGCGCGGCGCAATCAGCTTCCGCTGTGACTGAAATCAGCGCATCGATTGCCGAGATTGCGACACAAATACAGCAAAGCTCTGTCAATGCCCATCAAGTAAATGAGCTATCACAAAAAACCTTAAACGCTGCTCATGATGGCAACAAAATGATGCATGCTCTTTCTAATGCAATGCACGATATCAACCAATCAGGTAAAGACATCAACAACATCATTAGTTCCATTGAAGAGATTGCCGAACAAACCAATTTGCTTGCACTAAATGCCGCCATTGAAGCTGCTCGTGCTGGTGAATATGGCCGAGGCTTCGCTGTTGTTGCAGATGAAGTTCGCCAGCTTGCTGTTCGCAGTGCAACGGCCGTGCAGCAAACCGCGAAACTCATTGAAAACTCCGCGACCAATACTCAAAAAGGTATTCAATTGACAGAAAGTACCTCTAAGTCACTTGATGAAATCTTAGGTCACATCGACCACGTTGCCGGACTAGTAGCTGAAATAAGCACAGCTTCAAGTGAACAAAGTTCAGCAGCGGAACAGGTCAACATCGGTATTCAACAAATTGATGAAGTGGTTCATCAAAACGGACAGATTTCTGAGGAATGTGCTAACTCTTCTAAAGAGATGGAACAACAATCTCGCACACTTATCTCATTGGTTTCCCGTTTCCAATTACGCAACAAATAG
- a CDS encoding carboxylesterase/lipase family protein, translated as MKYLFVPRLRTSFVTGLITSLMLFCSVSQADSVNPLLIHTQSGAIVGKNLPQTFSWQGIPYAKPPIGQLRWHAPEPAEHWSGVKQTSTFGPSCMQTPPPKGPEAILGQQPMSEDCLTLNIWKPKRRFEEDRLPVMVWIHGGAFRMGASSLKLYDGANVAKKGVIVVTLNYRLGPLSVFPHPALDKEDKGQALNFGLLDQIAALQWVKNNIGQFGGDANNITIWGESAGGASVGYLLTSPLSNGLFNKAIIESGALALPELSRQQAVTSIKKQLPKSLANMTPAQLRALSASQLLTLPLAKTSTMPIIDDVSLTEKTQKAIASGHYHHVPLLIGSNNDEAGFFPPAWRASVKEKLGNLWPHAAKLTDGYGTNLVENKEAQLATDIFATVNTRALATSSVKNKMPTWRYYFSYQSSAQQQKHPGAIHTAEIPYVFGNIDQLGFMPSEEDKELANNLTERWVHFAKHGTPNPVAFKTWPQYDPNSDSLWLIDNHGERAIVEQGTARLDLLQRHPEIQLN; from the coding sequence ATGAAATATCTATTTGTACCTAGGTTACGAACATCCTTCGTTACCGGCCTTATCACCAGTCTCATGCTATTTTGTTCTGTATCTCAAGCTGATTCAGTCAATCCCCTACTTATTCACACACAATCAGGAGCAATTGTCGGGAAGAACCTCCCACAGACATTTAGCTGGCAAGGCATTCCTTATGCCAAACCGCCTATCGGCCAACTACGTTGGCACGCACCAGAACCCGCCGAGCATTGGTCTGGGGTAAAACAAACATCCACCTTTGGCCCTTCCTGTATGCAAACTCCACCACCGAAAGGCCCTGAAGCGATACTAGGCCAACAACCCATGAGTGAAGATTGTCTCACCCTCAATATCTGGAAACCCAAAAGACGTTTTGAGGAAGACCGCCTTCCCGTCATGGTGTGGATTCATGGTGGCGCATTTCGGATGGGAGCGTCGTCTCTCAAACTCTATGATGGAGCGAATGTAGCGAAAAAAGGGGTTATCGTGGTCACTCTCAATTATCGCCTTGGCCCGTTGAGTGTTTTCCCTCATCCAGCACTGGATAAAGAAGATAAAGGGCAAGCCCTTAACTTTGGTTTACTTGACCAAATTGCCGCGCTGCAATGGGTGAAAAACAATATCGGTCAGTTTGGGGGCGATGCTAATAACATTACCATTTGGGGGGAATCTGCAGGAGGAGCCTCTGTGGGGTATTTACTAACATCCCCACTCTCTAACGGCCTATTTAATAAAGCGATTATCGAATCTGGCGCTTTAGCTTTACCTGAACTGTCACGGCAACAAGCCGTTACCTCGATTAAAAAGCAGCTACCCAAATCCCTAGCCAATATGACCCCAGCACAATTACGTGCGTTATCCGCAAGCCAACTACTGACCTTGCCACTTGCTAAAACTTCCACCATGCCGATCATTGATGACGTATCGTTAACCGAGAAAACCCAGAAAGCGATCGCCAGCGGTCACTATCACCATGTACCGCTTTTGATTGGTAGCAATAATGATGAAGCAGGATTCTTTCCACCAGCATGGCGTGCCTCGGTAAAAGAGAAACTGGGTAACCTGTGGCCTCATGCCGCCAAGCTAACCGATGGCTACGGTACGAATTTGGTTGAGAATAAAGAAGCTCAGCTTGCAACCGACATTTTTGCCACGGTGAATACCCGAGCCTTAGCAACAAGCTCTGTCAAAAACAAGATGCCCACTTGGCGTTACTATTTCAGTTACCAAAGTTCAGCTCAGCAACAAAAACATCCAGGGGCCATTCACACCGCAGAGATCCCTTACGTGTTTGGTAACATTGACCAATTAGGCTTTATGCCAAGTGAGGAAGATAAAGAGTTAGCCAATAATTTAACCGAACGTTGGGTTCATTTTGCCAAACACGGCACACCCAATCCCGTCGCGTTTAAAACTTGGCCGCAATACGATCCTAACAGCGATAGCTTATGGCTTATCGACAACCACGGCGAACGAGCCATTGTCGAGCAAGGCACGGCACGTCTGGACTTGCTGCAACGCCATCCTGAGATTCAGTTGAACTGA
- a CDS encoding DMT family transporter yields MESPPSSSPIFPIGVRFMFLSALGFSLMTAFVKGVSNYGIPVFEIVAARAFVSLIISYIDVKRKRISIWGNNKKLLFARGAFGTASLMCVYYAVTSLPLAEATILQYVHPIFTALLAVLFLKERVQPATIVCIVLCLLGLYTMLHPELASGQHSDIPLFSVGIALLGAFGSSIAYVIVKKLSRTEDSSVIIFYFPMVALPISALLIGRDFIWPEWHVTVMMILVGVFTQVGQYGLTKAMQTQDAGRASAFSYIQIVFSICIGVIWFQEIPSVWTYLGGIFIVSGALINVFGQRIPLLRRRV; encoded by the coding sequence ATGGAATCACCCCCATCATCTTCACCAATCTTCCCCATTGGTGTGCGCTTTATGTTTCTGTCAGCATTGGGCTTTTCCCTAATGACTGCCTTTGTAAAAGGTGTCAGCAATTATGGAATTCCAGTATTCGAAATCGTTGCTGCTAGGGCCTTTGTTTCACTGATCATCAGCTACATTGACGTAAAACGTAAACGTATCTCTATTTGGGGTAACAATAAGAAACTGCTGTTTGCTCGAGGGGCGTTTGGTACCGCATCATTGATGTGTGTGTACTATGCGGTAACCTCATTACCTCTCGCTGAAGCGACGATTTTGCAGTACGTTCATCCAATTTTTACAGCGCTGCTTGCTGTGCTGTTTTTAAAAGAGCGAGTTCAACCAGCAACAATCGTCTGTATCGTGCTGTGCTTACTCGGCCTTTACACTATGCTGCATCCCGAACTTGCCAGTGGTCAGCACTCAGATATTCCACTGTTCAGTGTCGGAATTGCATTACTCGGTGCGTTTGGCAGCTCTATCGCTTACGTGATCGTGAAAAAACTGAGCCGAACCGAAGACAGCTCAGTGATCATCTTCTACTTCCCTATGGTTGCATTACCGATTTCCGCATTGTTAATTGGGCGCGATTTTATTTGGCCAGAATGGCACGTCACGGTCATGATGATTTTGGTCGGTGTGTTCACTCAAGTTGGCCAATATGGTTTAACTAAGGCGATGCAAACTCAAGATGCAGGAAGAGCTTCGGCTTTCTCCTATATTCAAATCGTGTTTTCAATTTGTATCGGCGTTATTTGGTTCCAAGAAATCCCATCGGTTTGGACTTATCTAGGCGGTATTTTCATTGTTTCTGGTGCCTTGATTAACGTATTTGGTCAGCGAATTCCTTTGCTAAGACGCCGTGTTTAA
- a CDS encoding iron-siderophore ABC transporter substrate-binding protein gives MMIFKHLARLALFAVSASTFAAQTVVVTDMNGEHKWSQPAKRVVVLNWSAAEAMYVLGVKPVGVADPEGYNTWVKEPKAPEDITSVGMRGEPNMELIHQLKPDAILSGSGQPAAYDSLSQIAPVLSFDTFRDDQDNGQAVDDAFLKMAKVVGKEAQAKQYLAERTQKIAQWREALNKHFNHNIPKVTMVHFVDLSHASVSGNNSTVEYALSQLGIEPALQTNKSAWGQTNLPLQSLASIKDGVVIYVRPFAQEKRLFSSALWQHLPFVRQGNFLTVEPCWVYGSAASIEHIAQVATQALLTLPAR, from the coding sequence ATGATGATTTTTAAGCACCTGGCACGATTGGCTCTCTTCGCTGTATCAGCCTCAACCTTTGCTGCACAAACGGTAGTTGTTACCGATATGAACGGTGAGCACAAATGGTCTCAGCCAGCTAAAAGAGTGGTTGTGCTGAACTGGTCTGCTGCGGAAGCTATGTATGTATTGGGGGTGAAACCCGTTGGCGTTGCGGATCCGGAAGGTTATAACACTTGGGTAAAAGAGCCTAAGGCACCTGAGGATATCACTAGCGTCGGAATGCGAGGTGAACCCAATATGGAGTTGATTCATCAGCTAAAGCCGGATGCCATCCTTAGTGGTTCTGGTCAGCCCGCTGCTTATGATTCTTTAAGTCAAATTGCTCCAGTATTGAGCTTTGATACCTTTCGTGATGACCAAGATAATGGACAAGCCGTTGATGATGCCTTTTTAAAAATGGCTAAAGTGGTTGGTAAAGAAGCGCAAGCAAAGCAGTATTTAGCTGAACGTACACAAAAAATCGCACAGTGGCGAGAGGCACTTAATAAGCATTTTAACCATAACATTCCTAAAGTGACGATGGTTCACTTTGTTGACCTTAGCCATGCATCCGTCTCAGGTAACAACTCTACCGTTGAATACGCGCTCTCTCAGCTTGGGATCGAGCCTGCGTTACAAACGAACAAGAGTGCATGGGGGCAAACGAATTTGCCACTGCAGTCGCTGGCGTCGATTAAAGATGGTGTTGTGATTTACGTTCGTCCATTTGCTCAAGAGAAGAGATTGTTTTCTTCCGCATTATGGCAGCACCTGCCTTTCGTTCGTCAAGGCAATTTCTTGACGGTTGAACCTTGCTGGGTATATGGCAGCGCGGCATCAATCGAACATATTGCCCAAGTCGCAACGCAAGCGCTGTTAACTCTTCCGGCGCGGTAG
- a CDS encoding ketopantoate reductase family protein produces the protein MKLCIAGAGAIGCTLAALLAKAGNTVNVLARGATLDALQTNGISLKDLQGQHRVNVVAKQNAEEFGVQDVIFVCTKTTALEVIAESIQPMMGEHTIIVPMINGLPWWYFQGIDNPTHQVIKRLDPTGKLASLLPAKHLIGCVTFMTAFRQAPGDVVSENPHLLILGEIHNELTERLQQLRAVLEAADIEARAVDNIRDQIWTKVAANLTSNPLSVITKGTLNQLYADPRLSPLVRHILDEVLLTAAAYSARIRFNPLQIMEMGAGMGNIKTSMLQDFTAGQPLELDAIGYSVIELAEKVSIEMPRTKQVLDMAAFISEQDLASRV, from the coding sequence ATGAAACTTTGTATTGCTGGCGCAGGCGCTATTGGTTGTACGCTTGCCGCTCTACTGGCCAAAGCGGGAAACACCGTTAACGTTCTAGCGCGTGGTGCGACATTAGACGCATTACAAACCAACGGCATTTCTCTTAAAGACCTACAGGGTCAACATCGCGTAAATGTTGTAGCAAAACAAAATGCTGAAGAGTTTGGCGTACAAGACGTGATATTTGTTTGTACCAAAACCACAGCGCTTGAAGTGATTGCCGAATCGATTCAACCCATGATGGGTGAGCACACCATTATTGTGCCGATGATCAATGGCTTACCTTGGTGGTATTTTCAAGGCATCGACAACCCGACTCATCAAGTGATCAAGCGTCTCGACCCAACAGGCAAACTGGCCAGCCTGCTGCCAGCGAAGCATTTGATTGGTTGTGTGACCTTTATGACTGCGTTTCGTCAAGCGCCTGGCGATGTGGTTTCAGAAAACCCGCATCTGCTGATTTTGGGTGAAATTCATAATGAGCTAACCGAGCGTTTGCAGCAACTACGCGCCGTGCTAGAGGCAGCCGATATTGAAGCTCGCGCGGTGGATAATATTCGCGACCAGATCTGGACTAAAGTTGCAGCGAACTTAACCTCTAACCCACTTTCCGTGATTACCAAAGGCACGCTAAATCAGCTGTATGCTGACCCACGTTTAAGCCCATTGGTCCGTCATATCCTTGATGAAGTGCTATTAACTGCCGCAGCATACAGCGCGCGCATCCGCTTTAATCCTCTACAAATTATGGAAATGGGCGCAGGCATGGGCAATATCAAAACCTCAATGCTACAAGACTTCACAGCAGGTCAACCGCTAGAGCTGGATGCTATTGGTTACTCGGTTATTGAGCTGGCAGAAAAAGTGAGCATTGAAATGCCGCGCACGAAACAAGTGCTCGACATGGCAGCGTTTATCTCTGAGCAAGATTTGGCAAGTCGCGTTTAA
- a CDS encoding DUF4225 domain-containing protein: MRNNYEESNEVKSRSRNLIIRASIEGNKHIKNGSVKAKFLKYYDDIANQIVIEFEQGRKSLNQALSSIEEEAENLLEQSITISQKGAGFIAGLLQIKSGLIGISETRGVSIPYHGWMVAHGINNTIEGGVYFFTGDDNYIGPVKKLYEEYAKSKGCSPKYGDMAYNAIDLVFSAHGLASRSNVLKQHYSLLNKLSNSKKIILYRATAEDYLIGLQTLGPLALGVEGVADISAVQSIYNDIVSDDFECNLQ; this comes from the coding sequence GTGAGAAATAATTACGAAGAATCAAATGAAGTAAAAAGTCGATCTCGTAACCTTATAATAAGAGCATCTATCGAAGGTAATAAGCACATAAAAAATGGGTCGGTTAAAGCAAAATTTTTAAAATATTATGATGATATTGCTAATCAAATTGTAATTGAATTCGAGCAAGGTCGAAAAAGCTTAAATCAGGCTCTGTCTTCAATTGAGGAAGAAGCTGAAAACTTACTAGAACAGAGTATCACTATTTCTCAAAAGGGAGCGGGGTTTATAGCAGGGTTATTACAAATAAAAAGTGGGTTGATTGGTATATCAGAAACAAGAGGAGTGAGTATTCCATATCATGGTTGGATGGTTGCTCATGGCATTAATAACACTATAGAAGGAGGTGTATATTTTTTTACTGGTGATGATAATTATATTGGCCCAGTGAAAAAATTATATGAAGAATATGCTAAAAGTAAAGGTTGTTCGCCAAAATATGGTGATATGGCTTACAACGCAATTGACTTGGTATTTTCTGCTCATGGGCTTGCGTCACGAAGTAATGTATTAAAACAACATTATTCACTATTAAATAAGTTAAGTAATAGTAAGAAAATAATTTTATATAGGGCTACGGCAGAGGACTATCTAATAGGTTTACAAACGTTAGGTCCACTAGCTCTTGGAGTTGAGGGCGTTGCTGATATTTCTGCAGTGCAATCAATTTATAATGATATCGTAAGCGATGATTTTGAGTGTAATCTTCAATGA
- a CDS encoding Hcp family type VI secretion system effector, with the protein MAHVAYLTVEGATQGPISKGCNTQDSMGGKYQSNHIDEISVIACNHSMSKYEQRKLHNPVVISKNIDKSSPLLASAFSKGEKLSCKINFFRNNEQGFNELFYTIELVDAIIVALDFVLPNTINSHGDEMHEMISFGYKDIIWTHKISGTEGYDSWNNGEWGEK; encoded by the coding sequence ATGGCACACGTAGCATACTTAACCGTCGAAGGCGCAACTCAGGGACCGATCTCTAAAGGCTGTAATACTCAAGACTCTATGGGAGGAAAATACCAATCAAATCATATTGATGAAATTTCAGTAATAGCTTGTAATCACTCAATGTCAAAGTATGAACAAAGAAAGCTACATAACCCAGTGGTTATTTCTAAAAATATTGACAAGTCGTCACCTTTGTTAGCTAGTGCTTTTTCAAAAGGTGAAAAACTTAGCTGCAAAATAAATTTTTTTCGAAATAATGAACAAGGGTTTAATGAGCTTTTTTATACAATTGAATTGGTAGATGCGATTATTGTTGCTTTGGATTTTGTTCTACCTAATACGATTAATTCTCATGGTGATGAGATGCATGAAATGATTAGCTTTGGCTATAAAGATATTATATGGACACACAAAATTTCTGGTACAGAAGGCTATGACTCATGGAATAATGGAGAGTGGGGTGAGAAATAA